The Aspergillus chevalieri M1 DNA, chromosome 5, nearly complete sequence genome includes a region encoding these proteins:
- a CDS encoding urease accessory protein UreF (COG:O;~EggNog:ENOG410PM87;~InterPro:IPR002639;~PFAM:PF01730;~go_function: GO:0016151 - nickel cation binding [Evidence IEA];~go_process: GO:0006807 - nitrogen compound metabolic process [Evidence IEA]) has product MTVNGSDFLDKKSSMNTKNNTEDLEQEIADLESRLHNAKVQLASSPRSAKASSLSREPNGIPRSIPMHALLLLSDSALPLGSFAYSSGLESYLAHNKPLPRSVTSIASFRRFLKLSIASLASTSLPYVLNAYRYPETLETLDNDLDASTPCVVAQRASLAQGRALLGVWERAFRGTYGLYASSGSSMANGAGTAAKAVKALEDFLDALKSCFDHVDELGPKGHFPPLWGVVCSIMGMDLHQTAYVFMLNHAKAVLSAAVRASVMGPYQAQAILASKGIQDMILQRIEREWDTNVEDAGQVVPPLDLWVGRHELLYSRIFNS; this is encoded by the exons ATGACGGTCAATGGCTCTGATTTTTTAGATAAGAAATCCTCCATGAATACAAAGAATAATACTGAAGATTTGGAGCAGGAGATCGCGGATCTCGAGTCTCGTCTGCACAATGCGAAGGTGCAATTAGCATCTTCGCCGCGCAGCGCAAAGGCCTCGTCCTTGTCGCGTGAGCCCAATG GGATACCCCGTTCCATCCCTATGCATGCATTGCTTCTCCTGTCAGACTCCGCCCTGCCGCTGGGCTCATTCGCGTACTCCAGCGGTCTCGAATCCTACCTTGCACACAACAAGCCACTCCCGCGGTCAGTGACCTCAATCGCATCATTTCGCCGATTTCTTAAACTCTCAATTGCATCGCTAGCGAGTACCTCGCTCCCATACGTCCTAAACGCCTACCGATACCCAGAGACATTGGAAACATTGGATAACGACCTGGATGCATCGACACCGTGCGTGGTAGCGCAGAGAGCAAGTCTAGCCCAAGGACGAGCGCTGCTGGGCGTTTGGGAACGGGCTTTCCGGGGGACATACGGGCTGTACGCGTCTTCTGGATCTTCCATGGCCAATGGCGCCGGCACTGCTGCGAAGGCTGTGAAAGCACTCGAGGACTTTTTGGATGCGCTTAAGTCTTGCTTTGATCATGTAGATGAACTCGGGCCCAAGGGACATTTCCCACCATTGTGGGGTGTGGTTTGTTCGATTATGGGCATGGATCTTCACCAGACGGCCTATGTTTTCATGTTGAACCATGCCAAAGCGGTTCTCAGCGCCGCGGTGCGGGCCTCGGTCATGGGTCCTTACCAGGCACAGGCTATCTTAGCAAGCAAGGGGATTCAGGACATGATTTTGCAGCGGATAGAACGGGAATGGGATACCAACGTAGAGGATGCAGGCCAGGTCGTTCCGCCGCTGGACCTATGGGTTGGGAGGCATGAGCTTCTTTATAGCAGAATATTTAATTCATGA
- a CDS encoding protein kinase COQ8 (BUSCO:EOG09262Z14;~COG:S;~EggNog:ENOG410PG8X;~InterPro:IPR011009,IPR034646,IPR004147;~PFAM:PF03109), giving the protein MSGKRLLDAIQFLNVTTAVAAKHLAVRQRQLDVFTRTSSLTKGIQSQSEGLILSAKAAAALARRFSEPDHAPTSADSPVTSQTPAAKRPEEARSTSLSPDEARKAQRQDEAHILVSGATYSGGEVPDELRVSQQQDVFYETSQKKAPELSGLPRMKLPKAGGKEQVGIDGEINADVFHSPVGDKATSNVKGQYEKEEMAELGSSLAENTVEQEAAAKLAEGKKEQAYKMVESRVPSSRLGRIWQYGGLATSMAFGAVGETFRRATGSGDNAGSVMFSAGNMERLVAKLSKMRGAALKLGQMMSFQDSKMLPEPIHAVLQRVQDRADYMPASQRDKVLAENLGPNWRDLYSSFDDIPMAAASIGQVHGAVLKKTGQPVAVKVQYPGVADSIDSDLNNLSILLTASRLLPRGLYLDKTIANARTELAWECDYVREAECAHRFRELLQDDPVFMVPEIIPEASGKHVLTMERLNGVPVTRITNFSQEQRDWIGTQIMRLCLREITEFRYMQTDPNWTNFLYNAETARLELLDFGASREYPIEFSTKYIRTLLAASRDDRKSCHDLSIQLGYLTGHESQAMVDAHVGSMCTIAEPFMDSSPDLYDFNNQTITDRVRGFIPLMLRERLSPPPEETYSLHRKLSGAFLLCARLGSRVPCKELFANAIKRADETGLDLRLR; this is encoded by the exons ATGTCGGGAAAGCGTCTGCTCGACGCTATCCAATTCCTCAATGTCACCACGGCGGTGGCGGCGAAGCATCTAGCGGTGCGGCAACGGCAGCTAGATGTGTTTACGAGGACCTCTTCCCTGACCAAGGGCATTCAGAGCCAGAGCGAAGGCCTGATTCTTTCCGCCAAGGCTGCTGCGGCGCTTGCTCGACGATTCAGCGAACCAGATCATGCCCCGACGTCCGCCGATAGCCCTGTGACCTCCCAGACGCCGGCGGCCAAGAGGCCGGAAGAAGCACGATCAACGTCGTTATCGCCGGATGAAGCTAGGAAAGCGCAACGGCAGGACGAGGCTCATATTCTGGTGTCCGGGGCGACATACAGTGGTGGTGAGGTTCCGGATGAGCTGCGCGTTAGCCAGCAGCAGGATGTGTTCTACGAGACGTCTCAGAAAAAGGCCCCGGAATTGTCTGGGCTCCCCAGGATGAAGTTGCCCAAGGCCGGTGGTAAAGAACAGGTTGGAATCGACGGAGAAATCAATGCGGATGTTTTCCACTCTCCCGTGGGTGATAAGGCGACTTCGAATGTGAAGGGACAAtatgaaaaggaagaaatggCAGAGCTCGGGTCCAGTCTCGCAGAGAATACCGTTGAGCAAGAG GCTGCTGCCAAACTTGCGGAAGGCAAGAAAGAGCAAGCGTATAAGATGGTTGAGTCCCGTGTGCCATCGTCACGGCTTGGTAGGATATGGCAATACGGAGGGCTAGCAACATCTATGGCTTTTGGAGCTGTCGGAGAGACATTTAGACGAGCAACGGGCAGTGGGGATAATGCTGGGTCTGTTATGTTCAGCGCTGGTAATATGGAGCGTCTTGTTGCGAAGCTCTCCAAGATGCGAGGAGCTGCGCTCAAACTCGGCCAGATGATGAGTTTCCAAG ACTCGAAGATGCTCCCGGAACCCATTCACGCTGTCCTTCAGCGGGTTCAAGATCGGGCAGACTACATGCCTGCTTCTCAGCGCGATAAGGTCCTTGCTGAAAACCTGGGCCCTAATTGGCGCGATCTCTACTCGAGTTTCGATGATATCCCCATGGCTGCAGCATCGATAGGCCAAGTCCACGGTGCAGTCCTCAAGAAGACGGGCCAACCAGTCGCTGTAAAGGTACAATATCCTGGAGTGGCAGACTCGATTGACTCGGATCTGAACAACCTGTCCATCCTTCTTACGGCATCCCGCCTTCTCCCCAGGGGATTGTACCTGGACAAGACCATCGCCAATGCCCGGACAGAGCTCGCATGGGAGTGCGACTACGTCCGGGAAGCAGAATGCGCCCATCGCTTCAGAGAACTCCTCCAGGACGACCCAGTCTTCATGGTCCCAGAAATCATCCCCGAAGCATCAGGAAAACACGTCTTGACCATGGAACGCCTCAACGGCGTCCCCGTCACCAGAATCACAAACTTCTCCCAAGAACAACGCGATTGGATCGGCACGCAAATCATGCGCCTGTGCCTCCGCGAAATCACCGAATTCAGATACATGCAAACAGACCCCAACTGGACCAACTTCCTCTACAACGCCGAAACAGCCCGCCTCGAACTTCTCGACTTTGGCGCCTCTCGCGAATACCCCATTGAGTTCTCCACAAAATACATCCGCACCCTCCTCGCAGCTTCCCGCGATGACCGCAAGAGCTGCCACGACCTCTCCATCCAGCTGGGCTACCTGACCGGTCACGAATCACAGGCCATGGTAGACGCACATGTCGGTTCTATGTGCACCATCGCGGAACCGTTCATGGACTCGTCTCCGGACCTTTACGATTTCAATAACCAGACTATTACTGACCGAGTGCGTGGGTTTATCCCGCTTATGCTTCGGGAGAGACTCTCACCGCCGCCGGAGGAGACGTATAGTTTGCATCGAAAGCTTAGTGGGGCGTTTCTGCTCTGCGCGCGGCTAGGAAGTCGGGTTCCTTGTAAGGAGTTGTTTGCGAATGCTATCAAGAGGGCGGATGAGACGGGGCTTGATCTTCGGTTAAGGTAG
- a CDS encoding alpha-mannosyltransferase (CAZy:GT71;~COG:G;~EggNog:ENOG410PHW7;~InterPro:IPR022751,IPR029044;~PFAM:PF11051;~SECRETED:SignalP(1-30);~go_function: GO:0016757 - transferase activity, transferring glycosyl groups [Evidence IEA];~go_process: GO:0006486 - protein glycosylation [Evidence IEA]) gives MLFPRARSRVRTLLLALFLISVITWYLSRSQQSDGQAGQSPIIHNPKGHIKFWRQFKPLLSKYEPKCLPPERLGSAESIRFEQADPDYRPELIEMSAEDVAIMKQAHRGFVSEIEKDGPKLHYESHTRGIVSTAGGSYLPVLVISLRMLRRTGSEIPMEVFLADESEYEGYICDTVLPSLNARCVILWDILSAVPDGVQVEKYQYKLFAMLFSSFEEIFFLDADAFPLMKPESVFASEPFRSSQMITWPDFWLPTPSSLFYEISSIPVPRKAQRQSSESGEIFLSKQTHLKTLLLATYYNFWGPTHYWPLLSQGAAGEGDKETFVAAATVVGEPFYQVSEPICAIGHRTAGGLAGSAMAQFNPVEDYILTQKGQWRIMGAKAPPPQTYVIHANFPKFNPATVFNPGDVNPAFADDGSYTRAWTIPEEVIGKFPTDVEREFWSEILWTACELEDKFETWKGQADICQRVKDYWNAIFVDPKSGDS, from the coding sequence aTGCTCTTTCCTAGAGCGCGATCGCGGGTGCGAACGTTGCTTCTCGCGCTGTTTCTCATATCCGTCATCACCTGGTATCTGTCGCGCTCGCAGCAATCGGACGGACAAGCCGGACAATCCCCAATCATCCACAACCCCAAAGGCCATATCAAATTCTGGCGCCAATTCAAACCGCTCCTATCGAAATACGAACCGAAATGCCTCCCTCCGGAACGTCTTGGATCGGCGGAGTCGATCCGTTTCGAGCAAGCGGATCCCGATTACCGACCGGAGCTCATTGAGATGTCGGCGGAGGATGTGGCTATCATGAAGCAAGCGCATCGCGGGTTCGTGAGCGAGATCGAAAAGGATGGACCGAAACTTCATTATGAATCGCATACGAGGGGTATTGTGTCGACGGCAGGAGGGTCATACTTGCCGGTGTTGGTGATCTCGCTCCGCATGCTTCGGAGGACGGGCTCGGAGATCCCAATGGAGGTTTTCTTAGCGGACGAGTCTGAATATGAGGGGTACATCTGCGATACGGTTCTCCCTTCTCTGAACGCCCGGTGCGTTATTCTATGGGATATTCTGAGTGCAGTTCCAGATGGCGTGCAGGTCGAAAAGTATCAGTACAAGCTCTTTGCGATGCTCTTTTCTTCGTTCGAGGAGATCTTCTTCCTGGATGCTGATGCGTTCCCGTTGATGAAGCCGGAGAGTGTGTTTGCGAGCGAGCCGTTCAGATCTAGCCAGATGATCACTTGGCCGGACTTTTGGCTCCCTACACCTTCGTCTCTCTTCTACGAGATCTCCTCCATACCTGTTCCCCGCAAGGCCCAGAGACAGTCGAGTGAGTCCGGAGAGATCTTCCTCTCTAAACAAACCCATCTCAAGACTCTCCTTCTCGCTACTTATTACAACTTCTGGGGTCCAACTCACTACTGGCCCCTCCTCTCCCAAGGCGCAGCAGGCGAAGGCGACAAAGAAACCTTcgtcgcagcagcaacagtaGTCGGCGAGCCCTTCTACCAAGTCAGCGAACCCATCTGCGCCATCGGCCACCGCACCGCAGGCGGTCTAGCCGGCTCAGCCATGGCCCAATTCAACCCCGTCGAAGACTACATCCTCACACAGAAGGGCCAGTGGCGCATCATGGGCGCAAAAGCCCCTCCTCCCCAGACATATGTCATCCACGCAAACTTTCCCAAGTTCAACCCGGCTACCGTGTTCAATCCGGGTGACGTGAATCCGGCATTCGCGGATGATGGCAGTTACACGCGGGCGTGGACCATCCCGGAAGAAGTCATTGGAAAGTTTCCGACGGATGTTGAGAGGGAGTTTTGGAGCGAGATCCTCTGGACTGCGTGTGAACTTGAGGATAAGTTCGAGACGTGGAAGGGGCAGGCTGATATTTGCCAGAGGGTTAAGGATTATTGGAATGCTATCTTTGTGGATCCAAAGTCTGGGGATTCTTGA
- a CDS encoding uncharacterized protein (TransMembrane:3 (i5-26o32-51i63-82o)) codes for MAWEFVVGVILSILYLILYPLAYAIWGILKLLHLFATLFASLGLSVLHLTLWPFKFLARFEVLFIYLVMAILIGTISGLVIYCACTFTVDYLPGFVLGSSRSLSLSKEHPKEKGRQPNTELSSRSLSDIPSYKYGTVSSDYYARWVDRKDTRPLSSTILEEEESDGDSDDTVGYGYKEEKKEVDS; via the exons ATGGCTTGGGAATTTGTCGTCGGGGTTATACTGTCCATCCTATACCTGATCTTGTATCCTCTGGCTTATGCGATATGGGGGATTCTTAAGCTATTGCATTTATTTGCCACGCTGTTTGCTAGCCTGGGACTCAGTGTTCTACATCTCACCCTTTGGCCGTTCAAATTCCTTGCGAGATTCGAG GTACTCTTCATATACCTGGTAATGGCCATACTTATTGGCACAATTTCAGGCCTGGTTATATACTGCGCCTGCACCTTCACCGTGGACTATCTTCCTGGGTTTGTCCTAGGATCATCACGGTCTCTTTCGTTATCCAAAGAGCACCCAAAAGAGAAAGGTCGCCAGCCGAATACTGAGCTTAGCAGTCGAAGTCTTTCTGATATCCCTTCTTACAAGTATGGGACTGTGTCCAGTGACTACTACGCTAGATGGGTTGACCGAAAGGACACCAGACCGCTCTCTTCGACGATCttggaggaagaagaatccGACGGAGACTCTGACGACACCGTTGGGTATGGATataaagaggaaaagaaagaagttGATTCTTGA
- a CDS encoding putative Snf1 kinase complex beta-subunit Gal83 (COG:G;~EggNog:ENOG410PIQS;~InterPro:IPR037256,IPR014756,IPR030077,IPR013783, IPR032640,IPR006828;~PFAM:PF16561,PF04739;~go_component: GO:0031588 - nucleotide-activated protein kinase complex [Evidence IEA];~go_function: GO:0005515 - protein binding [Evidence IEA];~go_process: GO:0007165 - signal transduction [Evidence IEA];~go_process: GO:0045859 - regulation of protein kinase activity [Evidence IEA]) encodes MGNNPSKPDVPSAAGSPYVTGSGHERKVTQQPSISTLSGTTTKAAAADPSATKETAIGYSATQNQAAVQQHPQSSQPTEPSARTLDQPDHQDAKILDPEPRGIPTPDPSNPVQVPNPRMRRDPLPPGMAPQSYYNASAHLQRPPRMPLPIGDATATPGSPLLGPEDSHIGGDLAHDRFVDEQTGHEQSSVPVDEDEGAEDLAPYTPSGVGKAVPTSIEWASHGDKVYVTGTFVNWEKKFRLHRSGGTTMATTLNLRPGTHHLKFIVDGEMRASDSLPTAVDFTNHLVNYIEVSSDDPRRSRKASVVAPSGVRAPQVVPELLGTHDEEGQVEDTEMDEPEEIPLGDFRNIIPQYLVDLDKEEETPAYQQAASVIGDAPTPPSLPLFLGKSILNGTTPMKDDSSVLNYPNHTVLNHLATSSIKNGVLATSVTTRYKRKYVTTILYKPAGDPSG; translated from the exons ATGGGCAACAATCCTTCCAAGCCAGATGTCCCGTCGGCAGCGGGATCTCCGTACGTGACGGGATCTGGACATGAAAGGAAGGTGACTCAACAACCTTCCATCAGTACATTATCAGGCACGACGACGAAAGCCGCTGCGGCCGACCCCTCTGCCACTAAAGAGACTGCAATCGGATATTCGGCTACACAGAACCAGGCAGCTGTTCAGCAGCATCCCCAATCCAGCCAGCCTACGGAGCCCTCCGCGCGTACGCTAGACCAGCCCGACCATCAAGATGCGAAGATTCTGGACCCTGAGCCCAGGGGCATCCCTACTCCCGACCCCTCCAACCCCGTTCAAGTTCCGAATCCGCGCATGAGGCGCGACCCTCTTCCGCCCGGTATGGCGCCGCAAAGTTATTACAATGCCTCTGCCCATCTTCAACGTCCACCCAGAATGCCTTTGCCGATTGGCGATGCGACAGCGACACCAGGATCTCCACTCCTTGGTCCTGAGGATTCGCATATCGGAGGGGATCTGGCTCATGATCGTTTCGTGGATGAGCAGACGGGGCATGAACAATCCAGTGTTCCAGTTGACGAAGATGAGGGAGCTGAGGATCTTGCACCATACACTCCAAGTGGTGTAGGGAAAGCTGTCCCGACCAGCATCGAATGGGCCTCTCATGGCGACAAAGTTTATGTGACCGGAACATTTGTCAATTGGGAGAAAAAGTTCCGTTTACATAGAAG TGGAGGCACCACCATGGCCACGACTCTGAATCTTCGCCCTGGAACACATCATCTGAAGTTCATTGTGGATGGTGAAATGCGAGCTTCGGACAGTTTGCCTACAGCGGTAGATTTTACGAATCATTTGGTCAACTACATTGAGGTCAGTTCGGATGATCCTAGACGATCGCGCAAAGCGAGCGTTGTGGCTCCCTCGGGTGTTCGTGCCCCGCAGGTTGTCCCAGAACTCCTTGGAACCCATGATGAAGAGGGCCAGGTGGAAGACACCGAGATGGATGAGCCAGAGGAAATCCCGCTTGGAGATTTCCGTAACATAATCCCCCAATACTTGGTTGATTTGGACAAAGAGGAAGAGACTCCGGCCTATCAACAGGCCGCAAGTGTTATTGGCGATGCACCTACGCCCCCAAGCCTTCCTTTGTTCCTGGGTAAGTCTATATTGAACGGCACGACACCAATGAAGGATGACAGCAGCGTTCTTAACTATCCCAACCACACTGTCTTGAATCACCTTGCTACAAGCAGCATAAAGAATGGAGTTCTGGCTACCAGTGTAACAACTCGGTACAAACGGAAG TACGTTACAACAATCCTGTACAAGCCAGCTGGGGATCCCTCAGGTTAG
- the kae1 gene encoding O-sialoglycoprotein endopeptidase (BUSCO:EOG0926347W;~COG:K;~EggNog:ENOG410PG1E;~InterPro:IPR034680,IPR017861,IPR000905,IPR043129;~PFAM:PF00814;~go_component: GO:0000408 - EKC/KEOPS complex [Evidence IEA];~go_process: GO:0002949 - tRNA threonylcarbamoyladenosine modification [Evidence IEA]), translated as MIGIGMEGSANKLGVGVMLHPSDGSPPRVLANVRHTYVSPPGEGFLPKDTARHHRSWVVKLVKKALRDAGVSVKEVDCICYTKGPGMGAPLQSVAIAARMLSLLWGKELVGVNHCVGHIEMGRLITGSTNPVVLYVSGGNTQVIAYSSQRYRIFGETLDIAVGNCLDRFARTLHISNDPAPGYNIEQLAKKGNKLIELPYTVKGMDCSFSGILAAIDGLAASYGLGGEGKDDESNNGDDGKPTRADLCFSLQENIFSMLVEITERAMAHVGSKEVLIVGGVGCNERLQEMMGIMARDRGGSVHATDERFCIDNGIMIAQAGMLAYETGFRTPLKESTCTQRFRTDDVFVKWRD; from the exons ATGATTGGAATTGGTATGGAAGGCTCCGCCAACAAGCTTGGCGTGGGCGTTATGCTACACCCCAGCGACGGCAGCCCGCCGCGAGTCCTCGCGAATGTCAGACACACCTACGTCTCCCCTCCCGGTGAGGGGTTCCTCCCCAAGGACACGGCGCGACACCATAGATCATGGGTGGTGAAGCTGGTGAAGAAGGCGCTCAGGGATGCTGGCGTTTCTGTCAAGGAAGTGGACTGCATTTGCTATACCAAGGGCCCGGGAATGGGTGCGCCTTTACAGAGTGTGGCTATCGCGGCGCGGATGTTGAGCTTGTTATGGGGGAAGGAATTGGTCGGAGTGAATCATTGTGTTGGAC ATATCGAAATGGGCCGCCTAATCACCGGCTCCACAAACCCCGTTGTACTCTACGTCTCCGGAGGAAACACTCAAGTAATCGCATACAGCTCGCAAAGATACCGCATCTTCGGCGAGACCCTCGATATAGCAGTTGGCAACTGTCTGGACCGATTCGCGCGCACATTACACATCTCCAACGACCCAGCCCCGGGATACAACATCGAACAATTGGCCAAGAAGGGCAATAAGCTGATCGAACTTCCCTACACCGTCAAGGGCATGGACTGTTCGTTCTCGGGAATCCTGGCTGCCATTGATGGATTAGCGGCAAGCTACGGTCTAGGCGGGGAAGGGAAGGATGACGAAAGTAACAACGGGGACGATGGAAAACCCACCCGCGCGGACCTGTGTTTCTCGCTCCAGGAGAACATCTTCTCGATGCTGGTTGAGATAACAGAGCGTGCCATGGCACACGTCGGCTCGAAAGAAGTATTGATTGTCGGTGGTGTAGGATGCAACGAACGGCTGCAAGAAATGATGGGGATCATGGCTCGAGACCGTGGTGGTAGTGTCCATGCGACGGACGAGCGGTTCTGTATCGATAACGGAATCATGATTGCGCAGGCTGGTATGCTCGCCTACGAGACGGGTTTCCGGACGCCATTGAAGGAATCGACCTGTACGCAGCGGTTCCGGACAGATGATGTTTTTGTCAAGTGGAGGGATTAA